A window from Fibrobacter sp. UWB11 encodes these proteins:
- a CDS encoding TIGR01440 family protein codes for MAGITYEIDDKSIVEQIKSDAMNVATELVEVAKLKKGDIVVIGCSTSETLGNQVGSHSVPEVGKAIYEGLQSVFGPQGIYIAAQCCEHLNRAIIIEHEAVPNAEIVNVVPQPKAGGSFATACYASFKAPVALEHIKANAGIDIGGTLIGMHLREVAVPVRLKQNHIGKAMIIAARTRPKFIGGERAHYNESLKDGYPEF; via the coding sequence ATGGCAGGAATCACTTACGAAATTGACGACAAGAGCATTGTTGAGCAAATCAAATCCGATGCCATGAACGTCGCTACAGAACTTGTCGAAGTGGCGAAGCTCAAAAAAGGCGACATTGTAGTCATTGGCTGTAGCACCAGCGAAACATTAGGCAACCAAGTCGGTAGCCACTCCGTCCCGGAAGTCGGGAAAGCAATTTACGAGGGACTTCAAAGCGTTTTCGGGCCGCAAGGTATCTACATCGCAGCCCAATGCTGCGAACACCTGAACCGAGCCATCATCATCGAGCACGAAGCAGTCCCGAATGCAGAAATCGTAAACGTTGTACCACAGCCAAAAGCAGGCGGCTCCTTCGCTACCGCTTGCTACGCAAGCTTCAAGGCTCCCGTAGCGCTAGAACATATCAAGGCAAACGCAGGAATCGATATCGGCGGGACCCTTATCGGTATGCACCTCCGCGAAGTCGCCGTGCCCGTCCGTTTAAAGCAAAATCACATCGGAAAGGCTATGATTATCGCCGCCCGCACCCGTCCAAAATTCATCGGTGGCGAACGCGCCCACTATAACGAAAGCCTCAAAGACGGATACCCAGAGTTCTAA
- the lgt gene encoding prolipoprotein diacylglyceryl transferase, whose amino-acid sequence MELSWWNLIPTYFDGIAFTIPFIGFPVHWYGIMYIFAFVTAYLTMWKISEKEKLGYTKDQLDNIFTWIIAGILLGARLGYVFFYKPGYYLSNPLEIILPFTHDEFGSHFAGISGMSYHGGLILGIVFFCIGAKRNKLDVWKTLNLAMLAAPLAYTWGRWGNFINGELFGEATTSAIGMWFPLAHDSTLANPILHHPSQLYEMIFEGVVLFVVLYNLRKIPKLHDKIPCLYLMGYGLFRFFIEFFRKPDAHLGRVDLFGMSRGQTLCSVMILAGLAWMIYLFYKEKKANNP is encoded by the coding sequence ATGGAATTATCTTGGTGGAACTTAATCCCGACTTATTTCGATGGAATTGCATTCACGATTCCCTTCATTGGTTTTCCGGTTCATTGGTATGGAATCATGTACATTTTTGCGTTCGTGACCGCCTACCTCACCATGTGGAAAATCAGCGAAAAAGAAAAGCTTGGCTACACCAAGGATCAGCTCGATAACATATTCACCTGGATTATCGCAGGCATCTTGCTCGGCGCCCGCCTCGGCTACGTATTCTTTTACAAACCGGGCTACTATCTTTCGAACCCGCTCGAAATTATTTTGCCATTCACGCACGATGAATTCGGCAGCCACTTTGCCGGGATTTCGGGAATGTCGTACCACGGCGGTCTCATTTTGGGAATTGTATTCTTCTGCATTGGCGCAAAGCGAAACAAACTCGACGTCTGGAAAACATTGAACCTCGCCATGCTCGCAGCTCCGCTCGCCTACACCTGGGGCCGCTGGGGAAACTTCATCAATGGCGAACTTTTCGGAGAAGCAACAACGAGTGCTATCGGCATGTGGTTCCCGCTAGCCCACGACAGCACTCTTGCAAACCCGATTCTCCACCACCCGAGCCAACTTTACGAAATGATTTTTGAAGGGGTCGTGCTGTTCGTCGTCTTGTACAACTTGCGCAAGATTCCTAAGCTCCACGACAAGATTCCTTGCCTCTATTTGATGGGCTATGGACTGTTCCGATTCTTTATCGAATTTTTCCGCAAGCCGGATGCACACCTCGGACGCGTTGATCTCTTTGGCATGAGCCGCGGACAGACGCTCTGCTCCGTAATGATTCTCGCAGGCCTTGCGTGGATGATTTACCTTTTCTACAAAGAAAAGAAAGCTAATAACCCTTAA
- a CDS encoding penicillin-binding transpeptidase domain-containing protein: MERLPYAQRMRNRCIAITVLVTIIIAIVHCSTKDDTSSGPVENAHDIIPVPVEETDTNAFYDSVATENIETANPENANGLAALTGIEDKDFDKSSNATANNSANEVSENVRDTLHIKSQKDPFLADKIDILLRRYHPDLGIILVVDTKTNEILAWGERRDGRVQNKPDWIGRPTFPAASLAKLVTIAAAMESNRYSLNTPIPMIGRHHTLYLNQLRVPEKYKGPTMELSEAFARSANPPMAIVGKSVGAKRLLSAAAKLGYNKRFPGNAPNASSYTAPDTGYGLAEVACGFTTSTTLTPLLAAAQVRAILTKKPLEIPWARDMAPFAPQKKLALDVGKFSENTYYGLRESMLRSVTQGTARKHMSTKNMARKNFDALRLGGKTGSLDGTDPAGRYDWFMGFAESKANPSKSIVVIVMQMHKEIRSQPATQVAATVINYWAHQNLELKK; the protein is encoded by the coding sequence ATGGAAAGACTTCCCTACGCTCAACGAATGCGCAACCGCTGTATTGCGATTACCGTTCTCGTTACGATTATCATTGCGATTGTTCACTGTTCCACCAAAGACGATACCTCATCGGGGCCTGTCGAAAACGCACACGATATCATCCCCGTTCCTGTAGAAGAAACAGACACCAACGCCTTCTACGATAGTGTCGCCACGGAAAACATCGAAACCGCGAATCCAGAAAATGCAAACGGACTTGCCGCACTGACCGGAATCGAAGACAAGGACTTCGACAAAAGCAGTAACGCAACAGCCAACAATAGCGCAAACGAAGTTTCGGAAAATGTCCGCGACACACTCCATATCAAGTCGCAGAAAGATCCGTTCCTAGCCGACAAAATCGACATTTTGCTCCGCCGTTACCATCCGGATTTGGGCATCATTCTCGTTGTCGACACAAAGACAAACGAAATTCTTGCCTGGGGAGAACGCCGCGACGGGCGTGTACAGAACAAGCCTGACTGGATTGGACGCCCCACCTTCCCTGCCGCATCGCTCGCCAAACTCGTGACAATCGCTGCAGCCATGGAAAGCAACCGGTATTCGCTCAACACTCCCATTCCAATGATTGGGCGCCACCATACGCTCTACTTGAACCAACTCCGCGTTCCCGAAAAGTATAAAGGTCCAACGATGGAACTTTCCGAAGCATTTGCGCGTTCCGCAAACCCGCCCATGGCAATAGTCGGAAAATCCGTCGGTGCAAAGCGATTGCTTTCTGCCGCAGCAAAGCTCGGCTACAACAAACGATTCCCGGGCAACGCACCGAACGCATCAAGCTACACAGCCCCGGACACGGGTTACGGCCTTGCCGAAGTTGCCTGCGGTTTTACAACCTCGACAACACTTACGCCGCTTCTTGCCGCGGCGCAAGTCCGTGCAATCCTTACAAAGAAGCCGCTTGAAATTCCATGGGCTCGTGACATGGCACCATTCGCCCCGCAAAAAAAGCTCGCCCTTGATGTTGGCAAATTCAGCGAAAACACCTACTACGGCCTACGCGAATCCATGCTCCGTTCTGTAACGCAAGGCACCGCCCGCAAGCACATGTCCACAAAGAACATGGCTCGCAAAAATTTCGATGCACTCCGCCTCGGCGGAAAAACAGGCTCCCTCGACGGAACCGACCCCGCCGGGCGTTACGACTGGTTCATGGGCTTTGCCGAATCCAAGGCGAACCCTAGCAAGTCCATTGTCGTTATCGTGATGCAAATGCATAAAGAAATTCGTTCGCAACCGGCAACTCAGGTCGCAGCGACAGTCATCAACTATTGGGCTCATCAAAACCTAGAGCTCAAAAAATAA
- the orn gene encoding oligoribonuclease, translated as MPKSSRNLVWMDLEMSGLDPEKDVILEIATIVTDANLNILAEGPVIAIHQPENVFESMDEWNTRHHNQSGLVDRCRRSQYSLKDAELETLRFIKPFTEKTKNLLCGNSITQDRRFLYKYMPEISEWLCYRNVDVSSIKELTFRWYPEFEEFQKEKRHEALNDIRESIAELAYYRKTFFK; from the coding sequence ATGCCAAAAAGTTCTCGAAATTTAGTTTGGATGGACCTAGAAATGTCTGGTCTCGATCCAGAAAAAGATGTCATTCTCGAAATAGCGACCATTGTTACCGACGCCAATTTGAATATTCTCGCCGAAGGACCTGTCATAGCCATTCACCAGCCGGAAAATGTTTTCGAAAGCATGGACGAATGGAACACACGGCACCATAACCAAAGCGGTCTCGTCGATCGCTGCCGCCGTTCGCAGTATTCCCTCAAGGATGCAGAACTCGAAACGCTCCGTTTCATCAAGCCTTTCACAGAAAAGACAAAAAACCTCCTTTGCGGAAATTCCATCACGCAAGACAGGCGCTTTTTGTACAAGTACATGCCCGAAATTTCGGAATGGCTCTGCTACCGAAACGTTGACGTAAGTTCCATCAAGGAACTCACATTCCGCTGGTATCCAGAGTTCGAAGAATTCCAAAAAGAAAAAAGGCACGAAGCCTTGAACGACATCCGCGAAAGTATTGCCGAACTCGCCTACTACAGAAAGACATTCTTCAAGTAA
- the fabF gene encoding beta-ketoacyl-ACP synthase II, which yields MENVVITGMGCVSSLGNSPDLLWQNLLQGKSGIATIQRFDASAYTSRIASEIREFDASGIYSTRDQSRFSRCIQYAVYSAFQALNQAGIAPENENPERCGAIIGSSIGGLQYCYDAAVALSTRGPSRVSPFYIPMAIVNMPAGEVCNKTGWMGPSYTVTSACATSNHSIANAYDMIRLGRCDVMLAGGADETVNPLSLAGFTSMKAVSKRNDAPELASRPFDKDRDGFVIGEGAAVLVLESESHAKARGAKILARIAGVGASSDAHHISAPRPDGKGVMLAMANAMKEAGIEAKDISYINTHGTSTPLGDIAECSAIETLFKQSSASALENLKVNSSKSMLGHCLGAAGALESVVTIMSVMNQKVHGTLNVFEQDPEIHLNVCANGAENQKIDYAMSNGFGFGGQNGVIIFARN from the coding sequence ATGGAAAATGTTGTTATTACAGGTATGGGCTGCGTTTCCTCTCTCGGAAACTCCCCCGATTTATTGTGGCAGAATTTGCTCCAGGGCAAGTCTGGCATCGCTACCATCCAGCGTTTCGACGCTTCCGCTTACACATCCCGCATTGCAAGCGAAATCCGCGAGTTCGACGCTTCTGGCATCTACAGCACCAGAGATCAGTCTAGATTCTCTCGTTGCATCCAGTATGCCGTTTACTCTGCTTTCCAGGCTCTGAACCAGGCTGGTATCGCTCCGGAAAACGAAAATCCGGAACGTTGCGGTGCTATCATTGGTAGCAGTATCGGTGGTTTGCAGTATTGCTATGATGCCGCTGTGGCTCTTAGCACTCGTGGTCCGTCTCGCGTTTCCCCGTTCTATATTCCGATGGCTATCGTGAATATGCCGGCTGGCGAAGTTTGCAACAAGACTGGTTGGATGGGCCCGTCCTACACGGTGACCTCCGCTTGCGCAACTTCCAACCACTCCATCGCCAATGCTTACGACATGATTCGTCTTGGTCGTTGCGACGTGATGCTCGCTGGTGGTGCCGATGAAACGGTGAACCCGCTCAGCCTCGCTGGCTTTACCAGCATGAAGGCTGTCAGTAAGCGTAACGATGCTCCGGAACTTGCTTCCCGCCCGTTCGACAAGGATCGTGACGGTTTCGTGATTGGTGAAGGTGCTGCAGTTCTCGTTCTCGAAAGCGAATCTCATGCTAAGGCTCGTGGCGCAAAGATTCTCGCTCGTATTGCTGGCGTAGGTGCAAGCTCTGACGCTCACCACATCTCTGCTCCGCGTCCGGATGGCAAGGGTGTTATGCTCGCAATGGCCAATGCCATGAAGGAAGCAGGTATCGAAGCTAAAGATATTAGCTATATTAATACGCACGGTACATCCACACCGCTCGGTGACATTGCAGAATGCTCTGCCATCGAAACGCTCTTCAAGCAGTCCTCTGCATCGGCTCTCGAAAACCTCAAGGTCAATTCGTCTAAGTCCATGCTCGGCCACTGCCTGGGTGCTGCAGGTGCTCTCGAATCCGTAGTGACCATCATGTCTGTTATGAATCAGAAGGTTCATGGTACACTCAACGTGTTCGAACAGGATCCGGAAATTCATCTCAACGTCTGCGCTAATGGTGCTGAAAATCAGAAGATTGACTACGCTATGAGCAACGGCTTTGGCTTCGGAGGCCAAAATGGAGTTATTATTTTTGCGAGGAATTAA
- a CDS encoding YfiM family protein, whose amino-acid sequence MLSLVFPAAALSSPGDPLTWRDSTWDYRSEDSTDIKPHIEAGKLFGVASLTLIAYGAAYGLVFEKGWWDNDERGFHWENDFDYALNLDKFGHFAAGVALGEFFYEGYRWAGASEFQSYLFAGLSALATHIAIDIKDGFAPEWGFSIFDVLSGGLGGFLPMAERYVPVFKYIDLKWSYWINSNAYYDKESHTSGGVFTDDYVNHTYWVSFKPYRMLPEAARKYYPSWLALAVGLSIDEKVFTKEPHPHREVYIALDYDLEAFRPQSRLARTIVKALNYFKFPAPTIQVYPEFHWYLLYPIKF is encoded by the coding sequence ATGCTGTCGCTGGTATTCCCGGCGGCAGCTTTGTCGTCTCCAGGGGATCCGCTTACGTGGCGTGATTCCACCTGGGATTATCGAAGTGAAGATTCAACAGATATTAAACCCCATATCGAAGCGGGGAAACTTTTTGGCGTTGCTTCGCTCACCTTGATTGCCTATGGGGCTGCCTACGGGTTGGTCTTTGAGAAAGGTTGGTGGGACAATGATGAACGCGGGTTTCATTGGGAAAACGATTTTGACTATGCGTTAAATCTCGACAAGTTCGGACATTTTGCTGCGGGCGTAGCTCTGGGTGAGTTCTTTTACGAAGGGTATAGATGGGCGGGAGCTTCTGAATTCCAGTCGTATTTGTTTGCTGGGCTTTCGGCTTTGGCGACCCATATTGCAATTGACATCAAGGATGGTTTTGCTCCTGAGTGGGGCTTTAGCATTTTCGATGTGCTCTCGGGCGGGCTTGGCGGATTCTTGCCGATGGCAGAACGTTATGTGCCTGTCTTTAAATATATCGATTTGAAGTGGAGCTACTGGATTAATTCCAATGCTTATTATGATAAGGAAAGCCATACATCAGGTGGCGTTTTTACGGATGACTATGTGAACCATACGTACTGGGTTTCGTTTAAGCCGTATAGGATGCTGCCGGAGGCTGCTCGCAAGTATTATCCGAGTTGGCTTGCTCTTGCTGTTGGGCTTAGCATTGACGAGAAGGTGTTTACCAAGGAACCGCATCCACATCGTGAAGTCTATATCGCTCTCGATTATGACTTGGAGGCATTCCGTCCGCAGAGTCGTTTGGCACGTACGATTGTCAAGGCGTTGAACTATTTTAAATTCCCGGCGCCGACCATCCAGGTGTATCCTGAGTTCCACTGGTATTTGCTGTATCCCATCAAATTCTAG
- a CDS encoding sodium-dependent transporter: MTERENFKSRLGFILIAAGCAIGLGNVWRFPFITGQYGGAAFVLIYLFFLLIFGFPILVMEFSVGRSSQRGVGRSFAILEKPGHKWHYAGVPMIAGNYLLMMFYTTVTGWMLYYFYRMVTMGDLMHLSPAEVGAEFTNMLGNGPLLSFWMVVATFAGLSIVALGLQRGVERITKTMMSALLIIMLILMIRVLTLPGAGEGLRFYLLPDFAKLKEAGIGEVVFAALGQSFFTLSIGIGSMSIFGSYIKKKHSLLTEAAHICVLDTGVALIAGLIIIPACFAFGLKPDAGPGLIFATLPNVFAQMPAGRICGAAFFLFMSFAALSTLVAVFENIVAYWMDVRNVERKKAVKWNFVAITILSLPCALGFNVLSGFEPFGPGSCVLDLEDFLVSNTLLPLGSLIFVLFCNSRYGWGQFKFIGEANLGVGMKFPKLKILHLYFKWGLPIIISVIFVLGYMQKFAPSLYNKIFE; encoded by the coding sequence ATGACAGAAAGAGAAAACTTTAAGTCCCGTCTAGGTTTTATCTTGATTGCAGCTGGATGTGCCATTGGACTTGGCAACGTGTGGCGCTTCCCGTTTATTACGGGGCAGTACGGCGGTGCCGCTTTCGTTTTGATTTACCTCTTCTTCCTGTTGATTTTTGGGTTCCCGATTCTCGTGATGGAATTTTCTGTGGGTCGCTCGTCTCAGCGCGGTGTGGGCCGTTCGTTTGCTATCCTTGAAAAGCCGGGGCACAAGTGGCATTATGCAGGCGTCCCGATGATTGCGGGTAACTACCTCTTGATGATGTTCTACACGACGGTGACGGGGTGGATGCTCTATTACTTCTATCGCATGGTGACGATGGGCGACCTCATGCATTTGTCGCCTGCCGAAGTTGGTGCTGAATTTACGAATATGCTCGGAAATGGCCCCTTGCTCTCGTTCTGGATGGTTGTGGCGACATTTGCTGGGCTTTCGATTGTGGCGCTTGGACTCCAGCGCGGTGTGGAACGCATCACGAAGACAATGATGTCTGCGCTCCTTATCATTATGCTTATCTTGATGATTCGCGTGCTCACGCTCCCGGGTGCGGGCGAAGGCCTCAGGTTCTATTTGCTGCCGGATTTCGCAAAACTCAAGGAAGCGGGAATCGGTGAGGTTGTGTTTGCGGCGCTTGGTCAGTCGTTCTTTACGCTGAGTATCGGCATTGGCTCTATGAGCATTTTCGGAAGCTACATCAAGAAGAAACATTCTCTCTTGACGGAAGCCGCCCACATTTGCGTGCTTGATACAGGTGTCGCTTTGATTGCTGGGCTTATCATTATTCCGGCGTGCTTTGCGTTTGGACTCAAGCCGGATGCTGGTCCGGGGCTTATTTTTGCAACGCTCCCGAACGTGTTTGCGCAGATGCCAGCAGGCCGTATTTGCGGTGCGGCGTTCTTCCTGTTCATGTCTTTTGCGGCTCTTTCGACGCTTGTTGCCGTGTTCGAAAACATTGTTGCTTACTGGATGGATGTGCGCAATGTGGAACGCAAGAAGGCGGTGAAGTGGAACTTTGTCGCAATTACGATTTTGTCGCTCCCGTGTGCGCTCGGCTTTAACGTGCTTTCGGGCTTTGAACCGTTTGGTCCTGGTAGCTGCGTTTTGGACTTGGAGGACTTCCTTGTTTCGAATACGCTGTTGCCGCTAGGTTCGCTTATCTTTGTGTTGTTCTGCAATTCCCGCTATGGCTGGGGGCAGTTTAAGTTCATTGGCGAAGCAAATCTGGGTGTAGGTATGAAGTTCCCGAAGTTGAAGATTTTGCACCTTTACTTCAAGTGGGGCTTGCCGATTATCATTTCTGTGATTTTCGTGCTCGGCTACATGCAAAAGTTCGCACCAAGCTTGTACAACAAGATTTTTGAATAA
- a CDS encoding phosphatidylglycerophosphatase A, with protein MNKQELKEKYGKKRVPHEWRKTDKISTLITTFFGSGMSPKAPGTMGSLAAAIVAYPIAIFSQSHLGQDEVFYIGGDNFGILISLTFLAAALFVFFAAIPFVKKAMKDTGTEDPGWIVIDEVCGIFMALAFVPSDVIIHSPWILAIAFGLFRFFDILKPLGIHKMEKLPGAWGVMADDLLGGIYAGISLFLIITLTVLLG; from the coding sequence ATGAATAAACAAGAACTTAAAGAAAAGTATGGCAAGAAGCGCGTTCCGCACGAATGGCGCAAGACAGACAAGATTTCTACGCTGATTACGACGTTTTTCGGTTCGGGAATGAGCCCGAAAGCGCCCGGCACCATGGGAAGCCTCGCCGCAGCAATTGTCGCCTACCCCATAGCAATTTTTTCACAATCGCACTTAGGGCAAGACGAAGTTTTCTACATCGGGGGCGATAATTTTGGCATTCTCATAAGCCTGACCTTCCTTGCAGCCGCATTATTCGTTTTTTTTGCAGCCATCCCATTTGTGAAAAAAGCGATGAAGGATACCGGCACTGAAGACCCCGGCTGGATTGTGATTGACGAAGTCTGCGGGATTTTCATGGCACTAGCATTCGTTCCGAGCGATGTCATTATACACAGCCCTTGGATTCTCGCCATCGCATTTGGTTTGTTCCGCTTTTTCGATATTCTCAAGCCGCTTGGCATCCATAAAATGGAAAAACTCCCCGGAGCTTGGGGAGTCATGGCAGACGATCTGCTTGGCGGAATCTATGCCGGAATTTCGCTTTTCCTAATCATAACATTAACTGTTTTGCTCGGCTAA
- the hflX gene encoding GTPase HflX, whose amino-acid sequence MEEPRKKGINPVENKKEQERCILVGIATPKIRSWLAGEQLAELGRLAETAGAIVTRSFLQRVQNFSPATLIGEGKVNEVKRALEEDNAKMVVFDDDLSGSQVRNLEERMPGIKVLDRTGLILDIFAKHAVTAESRLMVEVAQLQYMMPRLTGAWTHLCRQHNGGIGTKGPGETQLETDRRMIRKRIQELKKKLEKIEDAREQQADKRTDIFQVGIVGYTNAGKSTLTNRLTGADVYVEDKLFATLDSTTRKLYLDGENIILSDTVGFIRKLPHNLIETFKSTLGVAAHADCILEVVDGSAPDYRDHLEVTHKTLESIIDKDTPRLRVFNKVEVADEARRTELLQNYPDAIQISAKENIGMERLRAAFKEQLERWHEKRAAAEEKEKEVAELPWPPEE is encoded by the coding sequence ATGGAAGAACCAAGAAAAAAAGGCATCAATCCCGTCGAAAACAAGAAAGAACAGGAACGCTGTATTCTAGTGGGCATCGCCACTCCCAAGATTCGTTCTTGGCTTGCTGGCGAACAGCTCGCAGAGCTGGGGCGACTTGCAGAAACCGCAGGCGCTATTGTCACCAGGAGTTTTTTACAAAGAGTTCAGAACTTTAGCCCAGCAACGCTCATTGGCGAAGGCAAGGTGAATGAAGTCAAGCGAGCCCTCGAAGAAGACAATGCCAAGATGGTCGTCTTTGACGATGACCTCTCGGGATCACAAGTGCGCAATCTCGAAGAACGCATGCCCGGCATCAAGGTTCTCGACCGCACCGGTCTTATCCTCGATATTTTCGCAAAACACGCAGTGACTGCGGAAAGCCGCCTGATGGTCGAAGTCGCGCAATTGCAGTACATGATGCCGCGTCTCACCGGTGCGTGGACGCACCTTTGCCGCCAGCACAATGGCGGCATCGGCACCAAGGGGCCGGGCGAGACGCAGCTCGAAACAGACCGCCGCATGATTCGTAAGCGCATCCAGGAACTCAAGAAAAAGCTTGAGAAAATCGAAGATGCACGCGAACAGCAAGCCGACAAACGCACAGACATTTTTCAAGTCGGCATTGTCGGTTACACGAACGCAGGCAAATCTACGCTAACAAACCGTTTGACGGGTGCTGACGTCTACGTTGAAGACAAACTCTTTGCAACGCTCGATAGCACCACGCGAAAGCTTTATCTCGATGGTGAAAATATCATCCTCTCCGATACCGTCGGATTTATCCGCAAGCTCCCCCACAACTTGATAGAAACGTTCAAGAGCACGCTCGGCGTTGCCGCCCATGCGGACTGCATCTTGGAAGTCGTTGACGGAAGCGCCCCGGATTACCGCGACCATCTGGAAGTCACACACAAGACGCTCGAAAGCATTATCGACAAAGACACGCCGCGCCTTCGCGTTTTCAACAAGGTCGAAGTCGCCGACGAAGCACGCCGCACGGAACTTTTACAGAACTATCCTGACGCCATCCAAATTAGCGCCAAGGAGAACATCGGCATGGAACGCTTACGCGCAGCATTCAAGGAACAACTTGAACGCTGGCACGAAAAACGCGCCGCCGCCGAAGAAAAAGAAAAGGAAGTTGCAGAACTGCCGTGGCCGCCGGAGGAATAA
- a CDS encoding glycine--tRNA ligase — protein sequence MAKKVQDALKDIISLCKRRGFIFPGSEIYDGLANTWDYGPYGVELKRNIKNLWWKKFVTSRHDVLGLDSSILLNPRVWKASGHVGNFSDPLVDCLACHERFRADQLLEEKLGEGCCAGKNFDEVHQMMVDNKIECPTCGKTDWTKPRAFNLMFQTEIGVIEGEGNKVYLRPETAQGIFVDFRNIVDNVRPRIPFGVGQIGKSFRNEITPGNFIFRTREFEQMELEYFCEPGTELDWYNFWRKYCFEWLVNDLGVKREKLRLREHAKEELSHYSNGTTDVEYEFPFGWGELWGIASRTNYDLTQHQNESKVKQEYIDPVQNKRYIPYVVEPSLGVERLLLVLLCNAYEVEKLENDERTVLHFDPKVAPVKVAVLPLVKKGKVKEKAEELYQKLLNRWNVEYDETQSIGKRYRRQDELGTPFCVTVDFDTVGEGESDPAKLGYVTVRERDSMKQELVAIDKLEAYLFEKLGC from the coding sequence ATGGCAAAGAAAGTTCAGGATGCCCTCAAGGACATCATTTCCCTCTGCAAACGCCGCGGCTTCATTTTCCCCGGCTCCGAAATTTACGACGGCCTCGCCAATACTTGGGACTACGGTCCGTATGGCGTGGAACTCAAGCGCAACATCAAGAATCTCTGGTGGAAGAAGTTCGTGACTTCCCGCCACGATGTGCTTGGTCTCGATAGCTCTATTCTTTTGAACCCCCGCGTTTGGAAGGCTTCTGGCCACGTGGGTAACTTCTCTGACCCGCTCGTGGACTGCCTCGCTTGCCACGAACGTTTCCGCGCTGACCAGCTCCTCGAAGAAAAGCTTGGCGAAGGCTGCTGCGCTGGCAAGAATTTTGACGAAGTTCACCAGATGATGGTGGACAACAAGATCGAATGCCCGACTTGCGGCAAGACCGATTGGACAAAGCCGCGTGCTTTCAACCTCATGTTCCAGACTGAAATCGGCGTGATTGAAGGCGAAGGCAACAAGGTTTATCTCCGTCCGGAAACCGCTCAGGGTATCTTCGTGGATTTCCGCAACATTGTCGATAACGTCCGTCCGCGCATCCCGTTCGGTGTCGGTCAGATCGGTAAGTCTTTCCGTAACGAAATTACTCCGGGTAACTTCATCTTCCGTACTCGCGAATTCGAACAGATGGAACTCGAATACTTCTGCGAACCGGGTACTGAACTCGACTGGTACAACTTCTGGCGCAAGTACTGCTTCGAATGGCTCGTGAACGATCTCGGCGTGAAGCGTGAAAAGCTCCGCCTCCGCGAACATGCCAAGGAAGAACTTTCTCACTACAGTAACGGCACCACCGACGTCGAATACGAATTCCCGTTCGGCTGGGGCGAACTCTGGGGTATCGCTTCTCGTACGAACTACGACCTCACGCAGCACCAGAACGAATCCAAGGTCAAGCAGGAATACATCGACCCGGTCCAGAACAAGCGCTACATCCCGTACGTTGTCGAACCGTCTCTCGGTGTGGAACGTTTGCTCCTCGTGCTTCTCTGCAACGCTTACGAAGTCGAAAAGCTCGAAAACGACGAACGTACTGTGCTCCACTTCGATCCGAAGGTTGCTCCGGTCAAGGTTGCCGTGCTTCCGCTCGTGAAGAAGGGCAAGGTCAAGGAAAAGGCCGAAGAACTTTACCAGAAGCTCCTCAACCGTTGGAACGTCGAATACGACGAAACGCAGTCCATCGGTAAGCGCTACCGCCGTCAGGACGAACTCGGCACGCCGTTCTGCGTGACTGTTGACTTCGACACTGTTGGCGAGGGTGAATCCGATCCGGCAAAGCTCGGCTACGTGACTGTTCGCGAACGCGACTCCATGAAGCAGGAACTTGTCGCTATCGATAAGCTCGAAGCTTACCTCTTCGAAAAGCTCGGCTGTTAA